One Bacillota bacterium genomic region harbors:
- a CDS encoding DUF554 domain-containing protein, translating to MTGTLINTATVIAGGTAGTLLGNRLPARVRETVMDALGLTTILIGLKMALETSNVLLLLGNLLLGGIVGELLDIDAALNRLARRLEERIFARSSGKAGTGGQFARGFVTASLVFCVGPMTIMGSIQDGLTGDYSTLAIKAMLDGFAALAFASSLGMGVTFSALVVLVYQGSLTLAATWAQAILTPPMVAEMTATGGLLIFAIGLGLLELKRIRVANLLPAIFLAPALVALLN from the coding sequence GTGACGGGAACGCTCATCAACACGGCCACGGTAATCGCGGGAGGCACCGCCGGCACCCTGCTGGGAAACCGGCTCCCCGCCCGGGTGCGGGAGACCGTGATGGACGCCCTGGGGCTCACCACCATTCTCATCGGGCTCAAGATGGCCCTGGAAACCTCCAACGTGCTGCTCCTCTTGGGTAACCTGCTCCTGGGAGGCATCGTGGGGGAACTTCTGGATATCGATGCCGCCCTGAACCGCCTGGCCAGGCGCCTGGAGGAAAGGATCTTCGCCCGCTCCTCCGGGAAAGCAGGTACCGGAGGCCAGTTCGCGCGGGGCTTCGTCACGGCTTCCCTGGTGTTCTGTGTGGGGCCCATGACCATCATGGGTTCCATCCAGGACGGCCTCACCGGCGACTACAGCACTCTGGCCATCAAGGCCATGCTGGATGGATTCGCCGCCCTCGCCTTCGCTTCGTCCCTGGGTATGGGTGTGACCTTCTCCGCCCTGGTGGTACTGGTCTACCAGGGAAGCCTCACTCTGGCGGCTACCTGGGCGCAGGCGATCCTCACGCCTCCCATGGTGGCGGAGATGACCGCCACCGGCGGGCTGCTCATATTCGCCATCGGCCTGGGACTGCTGGAACTAAAGCGCATCCGGGTCGCCAACCTGCTCCCCGCGATCTTCCTGGCCCCGGCGCTGGTCGCCCTGCTCAACTGA
- the ruvX gene encoding Holliday junction resolvase RuvX, producing MTAVASRGMILDGERLLGRIMALDVGSKTIGVAVSDPLELTGQGIGVIRRRNREHDLGEVLRLVREWGVTELVVGLPLSLDGSRGPQAQQAENFARRLEAATGLPVRLQDERLTTRQAERLLIHADLSRRRRRQVIDKTAAVLILESYLASRHARSQRPGFTRADDQPLSQLSEQHSVEQGDQRRGQEDRGEQVGDPDAL from the coding sequence GTGACAGCAGTCGCCAGTCGTGGTATGATCCTCGATGGTGAACGGCTGTTGGGCAGGATTATGGCGCTTGACGTGGGCAGCAAGACGATCGGGGTTGCCGTGTCCGATCCCCTTGAGCTGACCGGCCAGGGCATAGGCGTGATCCGGAGGCGCAACCGTGAGCACGACCTGGGCGAGGTGCTTCGCCTGGTGCGGGAGTGGGGTGTGACGGAACTGGTCGTGGGGTTACCGCTTTCCCTGGACGGCAGCCGCGGTCCCCAGGCTCAGCAGGCCGAGAACTTTGCCCGCCGGCTGGAGGCTGCCACCGGCCTCCCCGTGCGCCTGCAAGACGAGCGCCTCACCACCCGCCAGGCCGAGCGCCTGCTGATCCATGCCGACCTCAGCAGGCGCCGGCGGCGTCAGGTGATCGACAAAACGGCGGCGGTCCTCATCCTGGAATCCTACCTGGCCTCCCGGCACGCCCGCAGTCAGCGGCCGGGGTTCACGAGGGCCGACGACCAACCCTTATCTCAGCTAAGCGAGCAGCATTCAGTTGAGCAGGGCGACCAGCGCCGGGGCCAGGAAGATCGCGGGGAGCAGGTTGGCGACCCGGATGCGCTTTAG
- a CDS encoding AI-2E family transporter — MGRRTLALVGFCGAAVLLLYLVRRTLPPFLGALALVYLLNPAVVWLQKRGLGRTAAIAAVYAGMAAAAAAFLLGFLPRLLAELGMAASQLPLYLDGLSRWVSGLQARFAAPWLPAALRAAVNDAVLTAQAAMLSSARDAVRGAMSSAPVVASFLLSPFLAYFFLRDLEAIKAWLFCLVPWHLGEKGWRAVAEIDRAVGGFFRGQVIVAGVVGLLVAAAMFVLGMPFPLLLGLVAGLTDLVPYFGPVLGSIPAVLLALTRGPAMVIKVVAVLVVIQQLEAGLLTPRIVGQRTGLHPLVVAGAVLAGGWLGGLTGMILAVPAAGVLRPLVSLAYQCWVDTPDRDRHGGRQR; from the coding sequence GTGGGACGCAGGACTCTGGCCCTGGTGGGCTTCTGCGGGGCGGCGGTACTGTTGCTGTACCTGGTGAGGCGAACCCTCCCGCCTTTCCTGGGGGCGCTCGCCCTGGTGTATCTCCTCAACCCGGCAGTGGTGTGGCTGCAAAAGCGGGGGCTGGGCCGCACAGCCGCCATTGCCGCGGTATACGCCGGAATGGCAGCGGCGGCAGCCGCCTTCTTACTGGGTTTCCTGCCCCGGCTCCTGGCGGAGTTGGGGATGGCGGCGTCCCAGCTTCCCCTCTACCTGGACGGCCTCAGCAGGTGGGTTTCCGGTCTGCAGGCACGTTTCGCTGCCCCCTGGTTGCCCGCCGCTCTGCGGGCGGCAGTGAACGATGCCGTGCTCACCGCCCAGGCGGCGATGCTGAGCAGCGCCCGGGATGCGGTGCGGGGTGCCATGAGCAGCGCTCCCGTGGTGGCGAGCTTTCTTCTCTCGCCATTTCTCGCCTATTTTTTCCTGCGCGACCTGGAAGCCATCAAGGCCTGGCTTTTCTGCCTGGTTCCCTGGCACCTGGGGGAGAAGGGTTGGCGGGCGGTAGCGGAGATCGACAGGGCGGTGGGGGGATTCTTCCGCGGGCAGGTGATCGTAGCAGGCGTGGTGGGGCTTCTGGTGGCAGCGGCCATGTTCGTGCTGGGAATGCCGTTCCCGCTCCTGCTGGGACTGGTGGCGGGACTGACGGACCTGGTGCCGTACTTCGGGCCCGTCCTGGGAAGCATCCCCGCCGTATTGCTGGCCCTGACCAGGGGTCCGGCCATGGTGATCAAGGTGGTGGCGGTCCTGGTCGTGATCCAGCAACTTGAAGCCGGCCTGCTCACTCCCCGCATAGTGGGGCAGCGCACGGGCCTGCATCCGCTGGTGGTGGCGGGGGCGGTACTGGCGGGGGGATGGCTGGGCGGGCTCACCGGGATGATCCTGGCCGTTCCTGCTGCCGGGGTGCTCCGTCCCCTGGTGTCCCTGGCATACCAGTGCTGGGTCGACACTCCCGACCGCGACCGGCACGGCGGGCGGCAGCGGTAA
- the mnmA gene encoding tRNA 2-thiouridine(34) synthase MnmA: MNRRADGDRVLVAMSGGVDSSVAAALLVEAGFSVVGITMKLPGEEAGVEKVCCSLEAAEGARQVAARLGIPYYVLDMREEFERLVVQHFIQEYLAGRTPNPCVVCNRVIKLGVLWDRARALECEFLATGHYARVLASPAGRYLLWRGRDRRKDQSYVLYNLDQEQLAHLLLPLGNLAKAEVREMARKRGFPTAGRPESQEVCFIPGGDYREFLRSRLGERVFAPGPIVSTDGEVLGEHPGVAFFTVGQRRGLGVRRPGPWYVVEIRPRENALVVGRQAELLGRSLEGEDARFIPFDWPDGPLEVEAQVRYRGPALPALVTPLPERRVRVDFREPQRAIAPGQAVVFYQGDAVVGGATIAQPCGERTGWDGPPSLSPGGRQE, from the coding sequence GTGAACAGGCGAGCTGACGGGGATCGGGTGCTGGTGGCCATGAGCGGCGGCGTCGACAGTTCGGTCGCCGCCGCTTTGCTGGTTGAGGCCGGCTTCTCCGTGGTGGGCATCACCATGAAGCTCCCGGGAGAGGAGGCCGGCGTGGAGAAGGTATGCTGTTCCCTCGAGGCGGCTGAAGGAGCTCGCCAGGTGGCGGCGCGCCTGGGTATCCCCTACTACGTGCTCGACATGCGCGAGGAGTTTGAGCGCCTTGTGGTGCAGCACTTCATCCAGGAATACCTTGCCGGCCGGACGCCGAACCCCTGTGTGGTCTGTAACCGCGTGATCAAGCTGGGCGTCCTGTGGGACCGGGCCCGGGCCCTGGAGTGCGAGTTTCTGGCTACGGGGCACTATGCTCGCGTACTGGCTTCTCCGGCGGGTCGCTACCTGCTCTGGCGGGGCCGGGACCGCAGGAAAGACCAGTCCTACGTCCTCTACAACCTCGATCAGGAACAGCTGGCCCACCTGCTCCTGCCCCTGGGGAACCTGGCCAAGGCCGAGGTACGGGAAATGGCCCGCAAAAGGGGATTTCCGACTGCGGGGCGTCCGGAGAGCCAGGAGGTTTGCTTCATCCCTGGCGGCGACTACCGCGAATTCCTGCGCTCGCGGCTCGGCGAGCGCGTTTTTGCCCCCGGCCCCATCGTCAGCACCGACGGGGAGGTGCTGGGTGAGCACCCCGGCGTTGCCTTCTTCACTGTGGGACAGCGGCGGGGTCTGGGCGTCCGGCGTCCCGGACCCTGGTACGTGGTGGAAATCCGCCCCCGGGAGAACGCTCTGGTGGTGGGCCGGCAGGCAGAACTGCTGGGACGGTCCCTGGAGGGCGAGGATGCTCGCTTCATTCCCTTTGACTGGCCTGACGGACCCCTCGAGGTGGAAGCGCAGGTGAGGTACCGCGGGCCGGCGCTGCCTGCCCTGGTGACGCCGCTGCCAGAGCGACGCGTGAGGGTGGATTTCCGGGAGCCGCAGCGGGCCATCGCGCCCGGGCAGGCCGTGGTGTTTTACCAGGGCGATGCTGTGGTGGGAGGAGCCACCATCGCCCAGCCCTGCGGCGAAAGAACAGGGTGGGATGGGCCGCCATCTTTGTCGCCGGGCGGACGGCAGGAATGA
- the nifS gene encoding cysteine desulfurase NifS: protein MRRVYLDHAATTPVHPEVVEVMRRYMLQDWGNPSSIHSFGREARAGVDTARAQVAALIGADAEEIVFTSGGTEADNLAIKGTAWELRDKGDHIITSTVEHHAVLHTVEWLEKQGFRATYLPVDRYGMVDPEEVGRAITPSTILVSIMAANNEVGTVQPVAEIARICRERGVRFHTDAVQAVGQVPIDVHALGVDLLSLSGHKIYGPKGVGALYVRRGVRLTPLQHGGAHERKRRAGTEGVPGIVGLGKAAELARLHFDERVEHYRRVRDVLWERIQEKVPEVRLNGHPTRRLPNNLNISVRYVEGESMLLNLDMKGIAASSGSACTSGSLEPSHVLLAMGIPHEVAHGSLRMTVGMSTTEEDTAYVADSLAEIVARLRAMSPLWSSRVP, encoded by the coding sequence ATGCGGCGCGTGTACCTTGATCATGCGGCGACCACTCCTGTCCACCCGGAAGTGGTGGAAGTGATGAGGCGCTACATGTTGCAGGATTGGGGCAACCCTTCCAGCATCCACTCCTTCGGCCGGGAGGCGCGGGCAGGGGTGGATACGGCCAGGGCGCAGGTGGCTGCGCTCATTGGGGCAGACGCCGAGGAGATAGTGTTCACCAGCGGTGGTACCGAGGCCGACAACCTCGCCATCAAGGGTACGGCGTGGGAGTTGCGCGACAAGGGCGACCACATCATCACATCGACTGTGGAGCATCACGCTGTCCTCCACACGGTGGAGTGGCTGGAGAAGCAGGGGTTCCGCGCCACTTACCTCCCTGTCGACCGGTACGGCATGGTGGACCCGGAAGAGGTGGGGCGCGCCATCACTCCCTCCACCATCCTGGTGTCGATCATGGCGGCCAACAACGAGGTGGGGACGGTGCAGCCAGTGGCCGAGATCGCCCGCATCTGCCGGGAGCGGGGCGTGCGGTTTCACACCGATGCGGTGCAGGCGGTTGGGCAGGTGCCCATAGACGTCCATGCCCTGGGTGTAGACTTGCTTTCCCTTTCGGGACACAAGATTTACGGGCCCAAGGGTGTGGGCGCCCTTTACGTGCGCCGGGGGGTGCGGCTGACGCCGCTACAGCACGGTGGAGCGCACGAGCGCAAGCGCAGGGCTGGCACGGAGGGGGTCCCGGGTATCGTGGGGCTGGGTAAGGCTGCCGAACTGGCCCGGTTGCACTTCGACGAGCGGGTGGAGCACTACCGCCGGGTACGGGATGTCCTGTGGGAGCGCATCCAGGAGAAGGTACCCGAGGTGCGCCTGAACGGGCATCCCACGCGGAGGTTGCCCAACAACCTGAACATCAGCGTCCGCTACGTGGAAGGAGAATCGATGCTGCTGAACCTGGACATGAAGGGGATAGCTGCTTCCTCTGGATCAGCCTGCACGTCGGGGTCTCTGGAACCCTCTCACGTGTTGCTGGCCATGGGGATTCCGCATGAGGTGGCCCACGGCTCCCTGCGTATGACGGTGGGGATGTCCACCACGGAAGAGGACACCGCTTACGTGGCCGATTCCCTGGCCGAGATCGTAGCCCGGCTGCGGGCCATGTCGCCCCTATGGAGCAGCCGGGTACCGTGA
- a CDS encoding Rrf2 family transcriptional regulator translates to MSILLGIAGTGKQRDQVGMKLSTKGRYGVKAMYELARSARGGPLPLHVIARRQGLSQHYLEQLVGPLREAGLVRSVRGAQGGYQLARPAQEITVGDVVRVLEGPIAVTDCTVPGAGVEHCGRAEGCVARGVWERVSQSIARVLDSITLADLCREAGETGCEDAVPNEGGCPAPVPGDACPAPVSVEGPGPVRAEVRPVRLRAEGGHAVLSPGEATPGGSVRRSAGEERGG, encoded by the coding sequence TTGAGTATTTTGCTCGGGATTGCCGGTACGGGAAAGCAGAGGGACCAGGTCGGCATGAAGCTTTCTACGAAAGGAAGATACGGAGTCAAGGCGATGTACGAACTGGCCCGTTCTGCCCGCGGGGGCCCGCTCCCTCTGCATGTCATCGCCCGGAGGCAGGGACTGTCGCAGCACTACCTGGAGCAACTGGTGGGCCCGCTCCGGGAGGCCGGTCTGGTTCGCAGTGTGCGGGGTGCCCAGGGTGGATACCAGTTGGCCCGTCCAGCGCAGGAGATCACGGTGGGCGATGTGGTGCGGGTCCTCGAGGGCCCCATCGCGGTGACAGACTGCACTGTCCCGGGAGCCGGCGTGGAACACTGCGGCCGGGCGGAGGGATGCGTGGCCCGGGGTGTTTGGGAGCGGGTTTCCCAGAGCATCGCCAGGGTGCTGGATTCCATCACGCTGGCCGACCTCTGCCGGGAAGCCGGTGAGACAGGTTGCGAAGACGCAGTGCCGAACGAGGGCGGATGCCCCGCTCCGGTGCCGGGAGACGCGTGCCCGGCTCCGGTGTCGGTAGAGGGGCCGGGCCCAGTACGGGCAGAGGTACGCCCGGTGCGACTGCGGGCAGAGGGAGGACATGCCGTTTTATCACCGGGGGAGGCCACACCTGGCGGATCGGTCCGGAGATCAGCAGGCGAGGAAAGGGGCGGTTAG